In a genomic window of Parambassis ranga chromosome 24, fParRan2.1, whole genome shotgun sequence:
- the otofa gene encoding otoferlin isoform X1 has protein sequence MLEIQVYNYSKVFSNRLVGTFCMVLQKVAEEGHLQLTDTLIDDNNTSIKTSVTIEIRYQPMDGTVGAWSDGEFLDVPDDRDGMFAFETDSLLSGQSHGSGTSHGRSLQGSIPTFRKAGKGVFSAMKLGKIKSSKDDHKKGADEPAILDMEDLDKKAMRLAGMLDPDTISLASVTAVTTNVSNKRSKPDIKMEPSSGRPVDYQISITVIEARQLIGLNMDPVVCVEIGDDKKYTSMKESTNCPYYNEYFVFDFHVPPDVMFDKIIKLSVIHSKNLLRSGTLVGTFKMDVGTVYSQPEHQFYHKWAILSDPDDITATCKGYVKCDIAVVGKGDNIKTPHKANETDEDDIEGNLLLPEGIPVERQWARFYVKIHRAEGLPKMNTSIMANVKKAFIGENRDLVDPYVQVHFAGQKGKTSVQKSSYEPIWNEQIIFTELFPPLCKRMKVQIRDSDKVNDVAIGTHFIDLRKISNDGDKGFLPTMGPAWVNMYGSTRQYTLMDEHQDLNDGLGEGVSFRARLLVSVAVEILDTTLPEIISSTDVQVETISNISESATGKIEEFFLFGSFLEATMIDRKIGDKQIGFEITIGNYGNQIDGVSKPSLSKKKKKDGENEEEESELIQNSSEDEADEDGDILSISSTPPMKPVITDRNYFHLPYFEKKPCVYIKSWWQDQRRRLYNSNMMDKIADKLEEGLNDVQEIIKTEKAFPERRLRGVLEELSIGCSRFVTLANKDVNQAGRTKLDRERLKACMREMDSMGQQAKQIRTQVKKNTVRDKLKLVQNFLQRLRFLADEPQHSIPDVFIWMMSNNKRIAYARVPSKDILYSIVDEETGKDCGKVNAVFLKLPGKKGFGPAGWTVQAKLELYLWLGLNKQRKDFLSGLPNGFEEVKAVQTGPGLQSIPPVSLVYNMKQVFQLRAHMYQARSLFAADSSGLSDPFARVFFSTHSQVTEVLSETLCPTWDQLLVFDDVELFGEASELRDDPPIIVVEIYDQDTVGKAEFIGRTFAKPTIKMCDEHYGPPRFPPQLEYYQFYRGNCTAGELLAAFELLQIGQGGRADLPPLEGPTDLERGPILPVPMGIRPVLSRYRIEVLFWGLRDLKRINLAQVDRPRVDIECAGRGVQSAVIQNYKKNPNFSTLVKWFEVDLPENELLHPPLNIRVVDCRAFGRYILVGTHAVTSLRRFIYSAPDKTSNNWATAAKLMNGYMVLTNGGSQPRSSPSLSSRTFSRPAGDITVNMDTDPSVRKMDTVVKLDAMSDAVVKVDMIEEESDKEKKKKKKKKKGGMEEEDETDESLLDWWSKYFASIETLKETLKAQEAAQAEAEEREELEIAAEAADIKPDDLLLKGPKVKERSKDKKKDKKKGQAADSAEKQPVKAKVDELMVYNKELESEYGNFEDWLHTFNLYRGKAGDDDEHALDDDRIVGRFKGSLCMYKLPLSEEITREAGFDPNMGMFQSIPHNDPINVLVRVYVVRATDLHPADINGKADPYVVIKLGKSEVKDKENYISKQLNPVFGKSFDIEATFPMESMLTVSVYDWDLVGTDDLIGETKIDLENRFYSKYRATCGVSSNYSLHGYNVWRDPMKPSQILAKLCKEGKIDGPHYGPGGKVKVANRIFTGATEIEDENGLKKQTEEHLALTVLNHWEEIPRVGCKLVPEHVETRPLLNPDKPGIEQGRIEMWVDMFPMDMPAPGPAIDISPRKPKRYELRVIIWNTDEVILEDDDYFTGEKSSDIFVRGWLKGQQEDKQDTDVHYHSLTGEGNFNWRFVFPFEYLMAEEKIVISKKESMFSWDETEYKIPPRLTLQVWDADHFSADDFLGAIELDLNRFPRGAKTAKQCSLDMIKNEQELPTISIFKQKRVKGWWPFVARNENDEMELTGKVEAELHLVTAEEAEKSPVGLGRNEPDPLEKPNRPNTSMSWLLSPVRTMCILAWRHYKLHCVVLLAVVSGLLFLALLFFSLPSELTHKLFNIAG, from the exons ACCAGCGTTACCATAGAGATCAGGTACCAGCCGATGGATGGCACAGTGGGCGCGTGGAGCGATGGAGAGTTTCTGGATGTTCCTGATGACCGTGATGGGATGTTTGCCTTCGAAACAGACAGCTTGCTGTCAGGACAGAGCCACGGATCCGGAACTTCCCACGGACGGTCTTTGCAGGGATCCATACCGACTTTCAGAAA AGCAGGGAAAGGAGTTTTCTCAGCCATGAAGCTGGGCAAGATCAAGAGCTCGAAAGATGACCACAAGAAAGGAG CAGACGAGCCAGCAATCCTGGACATGGAGGACCTGGACAAGAAGGCCATGCGTCTTGCTGGGATGCTGGACCCAGACACCATCTCTTTGGCATCTGTCACCGCCGTCACCACCAATGTCTCCAATAAGAG GTCAAAGCCAGATATCAAGATGGAACCAAGCTCTGGCCGGCCAGTGGATTAtcag ATCAGCATCACAGTGATCGAGGCCCGGCAGCTTATAGGCCTCAACATGGaccctgtggtgtgtgtggagatTGGAGATGACAAGAAGTACACATCTATGAAGGAGTCTACCAACTGTCCATACTATAATGAG TATTTTGTCTTTGATTTCCACGTCCCTCCTGATGTCATGTTTGACAAGATCATTAAGCTCTCA GTTATTCATTCGAAAAACCTTTTAAGGAGTGGGACTTTGGTGGGAACCTTCAAGATGGATGTCGGGACTGTTTACTCTCAGCCTG AACACCAGTTCTACCACAAATGGGCCATCCTGTCTGatcctgatgacatcacagcgaCCTGCAAAGGATACGTGAAGTGTGACATCGCCGTGGTCGGGAAGGGTGACAACATCAAGACCCCGCATAAGGCCAATGAGACTGACGAAGACGACATAGAGGG GAATCTCCTGCTCCCAGAGGGCATCCCAGTAGAGAGGCAATGGGCCAGGTTTTATGTGAAGATCCATCGTGCTGAGGGACTTCCTAAAATGAACACCAGCATCATGGCAAATGTAAAAAAGGCCTTCATAGGAGAGAACAGAGACCTGGTAGACCCCTATGTTCAAGTGCACTTCGCAGGGCAGAAG GGAAAGACTTCAGTCCAAAAGAGCAGCTATGAACCGATTTGGAACGAGCAGATCatcttcactgagctgttccctCCTCTCTGCAAAAGGATGAAGGTCCAGATAAGAGACTCAGATAAGGTTAACGACGTAGCAATTGGAACCCACTTCATTGACCTGCGCAAGATATCAAATGACGGTGACAAAG GGTTCTTGCCCACCATGGGTCCAGCCTGGGTCAACATGTATGGCTCCACCCGTCAGTACACTTTGATGGACGAACACCAGGACCTGAATGATGGACTTGGAGAAGGTGTGTCCTTCAGAGCTCGCCTCCTGGTCTCAGTAGCTGTAGAGATCCTGGACACCACTTTACCTGAGATCATCAGCTCCACTGACGTCCAGGTGGAGACCATCTCCAACATCTCAGAG AGTGCCACGGGGAAAATAGAAGAGTTCTTCCTCTTTGGTTCCTTCCTGGAGGCCACCATGATCGACAGGAAGATTGGCGACAAACAGATTGGGTTTGAAATCACTATAG GTAACTATGGCAACCAGATTGATGGCGTGAGCAAACCTTCGCtatcaaagaagaagaagaaagacggagagaatgaagaagaggaaagtgagctGATCCAGAACTCCAGTGAGGACGAGGCGGATGAGGACGGGGacatcctctccatctcctcaactcctcccaTGAAGCCTGtcatcactgacag GAACTACTTCCATCTCCCCTACTTTGAAAAGAAGCCATGCGTGTACATCAAGAGCTGGTGGCAGGACCAGAGAAGACGACTTTACAACTCCAACATGATGGATAAGATAGCAGACAAGCTG GAGGAAGGTTTGAATGATGTTCAGGAGATCATTAAGACAGAGAAGGCCTTTCCAGAGCGCAGACTCAGAGGAGTGCTGGAGGAGCTCAGCATCGGCTGCAG TCGGTTCGTGACTCTGGCTAACAAGGATGTGAACCAGGCAGGCAGAACCAAACTGGATCGAGAGCGGCTCAAGGCTTGCATGAGAGAGATG gacaGCATGGGCCAGCAGGCCAAGCAGATTCGGACCCAAGTGAAGAAgaacacagtcagagacaaactGAAGCTCGTGCAGAACTTCCTGCAGAGGCTACGTTTCCTCGCTGACGAG CCTCAGCACAGCATCCCAGATGTTTTCATCTGGATGATGAGCAACAACAAACGCATTGCGTATGCCCGGGTTCCTTCTAAAGACATTCTATACTCCATAGTGGATGAGGAAACTGGTAAAGACTGCGGGAAAGTCAACGCGGTCTTTCTTAAG CTGCCTGGTAAGAAGGGGTTTGGTCCTGCTGGCTGGACAGTTCAAGCTAAGCTGGAGTTGTATCTGTGGCTGGGCCTCAACAAGCAAAGGAAGGACTTCCTCAGTGGTCTGCCGAATGGTTTTGAAGAAGTTAAGGCAGTTCAAACTGGACCCGGTCTTCAGTCTATCCCCCCTGTCAGCCTCGTCTACAACA TGAAGCAGGTGTTCCAGCTCAGAGCACACATGTACCAGGCACGCAGTCTGTTTGCTGCTGACAGCAGTGGCCTTTCAGACCCCTTTGCCCGGgtcttcttctccacacacagccaggttACAGAG gttttgAGTGAGACCCTTTGCCCCACATGGGACCAGCTGCTGGTGTTCGATGATGTGGAGCTGTTTGGGGAGGCCAGTGAGCTGAGAGACGACCCTCCAATCATTGTGGTTGAAATCTATGACCAGGACACTGTG GGTAAGGCTGAGTTCATAGGTCGGACCTTTGCAAAGCCCACCATCAAGATGTGCGATGAACATTATGGCCCCCCGAGGTTCCCGCCGCAGCTTGAGTACTACCAGTTTTACAGAGGGAACTGCACTGCTGGGGAGCTGCTGGCTGCCTTTGAGCTGCTACAG ATTGGTCAGGGAGGCAGGGCTGACCTCCCCCCTCTTGAAGGGCCAACAGATTTGGAGCGTGGACCCATCCTCCCTGTGCCGATGGGCATTCGACCTGTCCTGAGTCGGTACCGCATAGAG GTTTTGTTCTGGGGATTGAGGGACCTTAAAAGGATCAACTTAGCTCAAGTGGACCGGCCACGTGTAGACATAGAGTGTGCAGGTAGGGGCGTGCAATCTGCAGTCATCCAGAACTACAAGAAGAATCCCAACTTCAGCACCCTGGTTAAATGGTTCGAGGTG GACCTTCCAGAAAACGAgcttctccatcctcctctcaACATCCGGGTGGTGGACTGCAGAGCATTCGGCCGCTACATCCTGGTGGGCACTCACGCTGTGACCAGCCTGAGACGTTTCATCTACAGTGCTCCAGACAAGACCTCCAACAACTGGGCCACAGCAG CTAAGCTAATGAATGGCTACATGGTCCTAACCAATGGCGGCTCCCAGCCCCGCTCCTCACCCAGCCTTTCTTCCCGCACCTTCTCTCGCCCCGCAGGTGACATCACTGTCAACATGGACACTGACCCTTCAGTTCGAAAGATGGACACAGTTGTCAAGTTAGACGCA ATGTCTGATGCTGTTGTAAAAGTTGACATG ATTGAAGAAGAGagtgacaaagaaaagaaaaagaagaagaagaaaaagaaaggaggaatggaagaagaggatgagacaGACGAGAGCCTGCTGGACTGGTGGTCCAAATATTTTGCTTCAATAGAGACACTAAAGGAG ACCCTCAAAGCCCAGGAGGCAGCTCAggctgaggcagaggagagagaggaactcGAGATAGCAGCTGAAGCCGCAG ACATCAAACCTGATGACCTTCTTCTGAAAGGCCCCAAGGTGAAGGAAAGGAGCAAAGACAAGaagaaagacaagaagaagGGTCAGGCTGCAGACAGTGCTGAGAAGCAACCAGTCAAAGCAAAAGTGGATGAGCTGATG GTGTACAACAAAGAGCTTGAGAGTGAGTATGGCAATTTTGAAGACTGGCTTCACACCTTTAACTTGTACAGAGGAAAGGCTGGGGATGATGATGAACATGCTCTTGATGATGACAGGATTGTTGGCAGATTTAAG GGATCATTATGTATGTACAAGCTTCCACTGTCTGAGGAAATCACAAGAGAGGCAGGATTTGATCCTAACATGGGCATGTTCCAGAGCATTCCACATAATGATCCAATCAATGTCCTTGTTCGAGTCTACGTGGTCCGG GCCACAGACCTCCATCCTGCTGACATCAATGGGAAGGCTGATCCTTATGTTGTCATCAAGCTGGGAAAGTCAGAGGTCAAAGACAAAGAGAACTATATCTCCAAACAGCTCAATCCTGTGTTTGGCAA ATCGTTCGACATTGAGGCCACATTCCCCATGGAGTCCATGCTAACAGTGTCTGTGTATGACTGGGACCTGGTTGGTACCGATGACCTGATCGGAGAGACAAAGATTGACTTGGAGAATCGTTTCTACAGTAAATATAGAGCTACCTGCGGCGTTTCATCTAACTACTCTTT ACATGGATACAATGTTTGGCGGGACCCTATGAAGCCCAGCCAGATCCTGGCAAAGCTCTGTAAGGAAGGCAAGATTGATGGACCTCATTACGGGCCTGGAGGCAAGGTCAAAGTAGCTAATCGAATCTTTACAGGAGCAACAGAGATCGAGGATGAAAATG GTCTGAAGAAGCAGACTGAGGAGCATCTAGCCCTGACAGTACTGAACCACTGGGAGGAAATCCCAAGAGTTGGCTGCAAGCTCGTCCCTGAACATGTGGAGACCAGGCCCCTGCTGAACCCTGACAAACCAGGGATTGAACAG GGCCGTATTGAGATGTGGGTTGACATGTTTCCTATGGACATGCCTGCCCCTGGACCTGCGATTGACATATCACCACGGAAACCAAAGAG ATATGAGCTCAGGGTGATTATTTGGAATACAGACGAAGTAATACTGGAGGACGATGATTACTTCACTGGGGAAAAGTCCAGTGACATATTTGTCAGGGG ATGGCTGAAAGGCCAGCAGGAGGACAAACAGGACACAGATGTGCACTACCACTCCCTGACCGGTGAGGGCAACTTTAACTGGCGCTTCGTCTTCCCGTTTGAGTACCTCATGGCTGAGGAGAAGATTGTCATCTCTAAGAAAGAGTCCATGTTCTCTTGGGATGAAACTGAGTACAAGATCCCTCCTCGCCTCACTCTGCAGGTCTGGGATGCAGACCACTTCTCTGCCGATGACTTCCTGG GTGCAATTGAGCTGGACCTGAACCGGTTCCCTCGTGGTGCCAAGACAGCCAAGCAGTGTTCCCTTGACATGATCAAAAATGAGCAGGAGCTGCCCACAATTTCCATCTTCAAACAAAAGAGGGTCAAAGGATGGTGGCCATTCGTGGCCCGTAATGAGAACGATGAGATGGAGCTGACG GGTAAGGTTGAGGCTGAGCTCCACCTGGTGACAGCTGAAGAGGCGGAGAAAAGTCCTGTTGGACTGGGACGAAACGAGCCTGATCCACTGGAGAAACCCAA TCGTCCCAACACCAGCATGTCGTGGCTGCTGAGCCCAGTGAGGACGATGTGTATCCTGGCCTGGAGGCACTACAAGCTTCACTGTGTGGTGCTGCTGGCTGTTGTGTCGGGTCTGCTCTTTCTGGCtctgcttttcttctctctgcccTCAGAGCTGACCCACAAGCTATTTAACATTGCTGGATAg